One segment of Macrotis lagotis isolate mMagLag1 chromosome 1, bilby.v1.9.chrom.fasta, whole genome shotgun sequence DNA contains the following:
- the LOC141496075 gene encoding interleukin-36 gamma-like isoform X1, translating to MLQESVHFKEVLHPVSVTPRDIHQQVLVLQGKTLIAVPKVQNVTPVSLEITSCRDEALEKNKGEPIYLGIEGHKLSLCCVESEGQPILKLEVRDSMNLYKSPNKEKPFVFYRKATGHTSTFESAAYPGWFLCTSAEMGKPVSITKDIEKYNIAFYLNFKD from the exons ATGCTTCAGGAAAG TGTTCATTTTAAAGAGGTACTGCATCCTGTCTCTGTGACACCTCGTGACATTCATCAACAAGTCTTGGTCCTTCAAGGGAAGACCCTCATAGCAGTTCCTAAGGTTCAAAATGTGACCCCAG tctCACTGGAGATCACATCGTGCCGAGATGAGGCTCTTGAAAAAAACAAAGGTGAACCTATTTACCTGGGAATTGAAGGCCACAAATTGAGTCTGTGCTGTGTAGAGAGTGAAGGACAGCCCATACTGAAGCTGGAG GTAAGGGACTCAATGAACTTATATAAAAGCCCGAATAAAGAGAAGCCTTTTGTATTTTACCGAAAGGCAACTGGGCACACTTCTACCTTTGAGTCAGCTGCCTATCCTGGCTGGTTCCTGTGTACTTCAGCAGAGATGGGGAAACCTGTCAGTATTAccaaagatatagaaaaatacaATATAGCTTTCTATTTAAACTTCAAGGACTGA
- the LOC141496075 gene encoding interleukin-36 gamma-like isoform X2, whose translation MECFRKEVLHPVSVTPRDIHQQVLVLQGKTLIAVPKVQNVTPVSLEITSCRDEALEKNKGEPIYLGIEGHKLSLCCVESEGQPILKLEVRDSMNLYKSPNKEKPFVFYRKATGHTSTFESAAYPGWFLCTSAEMGKPVSITKDIEKYNIAFYLNFKD comes from the exons ATGGAATGCTTCAGGAAAG AGGTACTGCATCCTGTCTCTGTGACACCTCGTGACATTCATCAACAAGTCTTGGTCCTTCAAGGGAAGACCCTCATAGCAGTTCCTAAGGTTCAAAATGTGACCCCAG tctCACTGGAGATCACATCGTGCCGAGATGAGGCTCTTGAAAAAAACAAAGGTGAACCTATTTACCTGGGAATTGAAGGCCACAAATTGAGTCTGTGCTGTGTAGAGAGTGAAGGACAGCCCATACTGAAGCTGGAG GTAAGGGACTCAATGAACTTATATAAAAGCCCGAATAAAGAGAAGCCTTTTGTATTTTACCGAAAGGCAACTGGGCACACTTCTACCTTTGAGTCAGCTGCCTATCCTGGCTGGTTCCTGTGTACTTCAGCAGAGATGGGGAAACCTGTCAGTATTAccaaagatatagaaaaatacaATATAGCTTTCTATTTAAACTTCAAGGACTGA